One window from the genome of Hyphomonas neptunium ATCC 15444 encodes:
- a CDS encoding GSU2403 family nucleotidyltransferase fold protein: MRIETIEAAVLTKYGAIMTVPSPERYAVHKLIVSPRGMSPAKAP, from the coding sequence CTGAGAATTGAGACAATTGAAGCGGCCGTGCTGACCAAGTACGGCGCGATTATGACCGTCCCCTCCCCGGAACGCTATGCCGTACACAAACTGATTGTTTCACCTCGCGGCATGAGTCCGGCGAAAGCGCCGTAA
- a CDS encoding diguanylate cyclase: protein MTRATILVVDDEISNIEIINAILEDQYEVCFAISGAQALETMRELQPDLVLLDVLMPEMDGFEVCKRIKNDPDLVDIPVIFTTGLGDTADEMRGLSLGAIDYVTKPIQPAILRARVTNHMELKSLRDQLANLAVTDALTGLKNRRYLERTLRAECARLARDEAWLSVIMLDIDFFKQFNDTYGHPAGDRCIAMIAATLKRVVKRASDTPARYGGEEFACILPDLGPAEAEIVAQEIRRQVHALNIPHIRSQAEPYVTVSIGVASARCHSSIEPGTWITFADQELYRSKAAGRDRVSVIEFSGDASGMETGTHG from the coding sequence ATGACAAGAGCAACGATCCTTGTTGTGGATGACGAAATCTCGAATATCGAGATCATTAATGCCATCCTTGAAGATCAGTATGAGGTATGCTTTGCGATCTCGGGTGCCCAGGCGCTCGAAACAATGCGCGAATTGCAGCCCGATCTCGTATTGCTCGATGTGCTGATGCCGGAGATGGATGGGTTTGAGGTCTGTAAGCGGATCAAAAACGACCCTGATCTGGTGGACATTCCTGTTATCTTCACCACGGGCCTTGGCGACACGGCCGATGAGATGAGGGGTCTTTCCCTCGGGGCCATTGATTATGTCACCAAGCCCATCCAGCCAGCGATTCTGCGGGCACGGGTTACCAACCATATGGAACTCAAAAGCTTGCGCGACCAGCTTGCCAATCTGGCCGTTACCGATGCCCTGACCGGCCTCAAGAACCGGCGTTATCTGGAGCGCACCCTGCGTGCCGAATGCGCGCGGCTCGCCCGCGATGAGGCCTGGCTTTCGGTTATCATGCTCGACATCGACTTCTTCAAACAGTTCAACGACACCTACGGCCATCCTGCCGGGGATCGCTGCATTGCGATGATCGCTGCCACCCTCAAGCGCGTTGTGAAACGCGCCTCCGATACCCCCGCCCGCTATGGCGGCGAAGAGTTTGCCTGTATCCTGCCCGATCTGGGCCCGGCCGAAGCAGAAATTGTTGCGCAGGAAATCCGCAGGCAGGTCCACGCACTGAACATTCCGCATATACGCTCCCAGGCCGAGCCCTATGTGACCGTATCAATCGGCGTGGCCAGCGCCCGGTGTCATAGCTCAATTGAGCCGGGCACCTGGATCACGTTCGCCGATCAGGAACTTTACCGCAGCAAGGCCGCCGGTCGCGACCGGGTCTCCGTCATCGAATTTTCGGGCGACGCCTCCGGCATGGAAACCGGCACACATGGCTGA